One genomic window of Mucilaginibacter sp. SJ includes the following:
- a CDS encoding sensor histidine kinase, with product MKLRTKYILFVVILHLLTLVLTYFIFNDNKIYFIIAEVVIIISSVIAVQLYRQLIQPLKMLMQGVEAIKDKDFNVKFLSTGKHEVDALIDVYNQMMDELRTERTRQEQQHFFLEKLIHTSPTGIIILDFDDRVQQINPKALQALNMSEKALIGELIGELKHPLFAQIKALKSGETIVVKLDGINSFKLQKSHFIDRGFSRHFIMLEDLTAEILAAEKKVYGKVIRMMAHEVNNTIGPVNSIMQSAMKTDQLWAGHDFDPIKDALQVAMDRNQNLNLFMRNFADLVKLPPANKQPVVLQKLLASVVKLMNIRAKEKNVALVLHLPEEPVGIMADEQQLEQAFINIVKNAIEAIDDQGSVTFTINPKEKKLVITDTGKGITAEQNANLFTPFFSTKKDGQGIGLTLVREIMLNHGFEFSLKTVAERQTEFVVYF from the coding sequence ATGAAACTGAGGACTAAATACATTTTATTCGTAGTGATCCTGCACCTGCTAACCCTGGTGCTTACTTATTTTATTTTCAACGATAACAAGATCTATTTTATCATCGCCGAGGTTGTAATCATCATCTCTTCGGTAATTGCCGTGCAGCTTTACCGGCAGCTCATTCAGCCACTAAAAATGCTGATGCAGGGCGTTGAGGCTATTAAAGATAAAGATTTTAATGTGAAATTCCTTTCAACCGGCAAGCACGAGGTTGACGCACTGATTGATGTTTATAACCAAATGATGGACGAGCTAAGAACCGAACGGACACGACAGGAGCAGCAGCATTTCTTTTTAGAAAAGCTCATCCACACTTCGCCAACAGGTATCATCATCCTTGATTTTGATGACCGTGTGCAACAAATAAACCCTAAAGCGCTGCAGGCGCTGAACATGAGCGAAAAAGCTTTGATAGGTGAACTGATCGGAGAATTGAAACATCCGCTCTTCGCACAGATCAAGGCCCTTAAATCGGGTGAAACCATAGTGGTTAAGCTGGATGGGATCAACTCATTCAAACTGCAGAAATCGCACTTTATCGACCGGGGTTTTTCGCGCCACTTTATAATGCTTGAAGATCTCACTGCCGAGATCCTGGCAGCCGAAAAAAAGGTTTATGGCAAAGTGATCAGGATGATGGCGCACGAGGTGAACAATACCATAGGCCCGGTAAATTCCATCATGCAATCGGCCATGAAAACCGATCAGCTTTGGGCCGGTCATGATTTCGACCCAATAAAAGATGCCCTGCAGGTTGCTATGGACAGGAACCAGAACCTCAACCTGTTTATGCGCAATTTTGCCGATTTGGTGAAACTGCCGCCGGCCAACAAGCAACCGGTTGTATTGCAAAAGCTCTTAGCATCGGTAGTAAAGCTGATGAATATTCGTGCCAAAGAAAAAAATGTGGCGTTAGTCCTTCATTTACCCGAAGAACCGGTTGGTATCATGGCTGATGAACAACAACTGGAGCAGGCATTCATTAACATTGTAAAAAACGCTATTGAGGCTATTGATGACCAGGGATCAGTAACCTTTACCATCAACCCCAAAGAAAAAAAGCTCGTTATCACCGATACAGGCAAAGGCATCACAGCCGAGCAAAATGCCAACCTGTTTACCCCCTTCTTCAGCACCAAAAAAGACGGACAGGGGATAGGCCTAACCCTGGTGCGCGAAATCATGCTAAACCACGGCTTTGAGTTTTCGTTGAAAACCGTTGCCGAAAGGCAGACGGAGTTTGTGGTTTATTTTTAA
- a CDS encoding sigma-54-dependent transcriptional regulator → MILVIDDDIAVRTSLILLLKSEGYDAAGTDEPAEALKIIKKKAPELVILDLNFSIDTSGQEGMDLLEKIKGINSSIPVILITGWGSIELAVKGMKLGANDFINKPWTNGYLLQSIKTLLDLQDKRTEHRTRKQLDKTYNFENIVGEDARMLDILETIGRVASTDASVLIMGESGTGKELIAEAIHQNSLRRNKPFIKVNLGGISTSLFESEMFGHIRGAFTDARFDRVGRFEMANKGTIFLDEIGDLDASSQVKLLRVLQDRTYEVLGSSRTKTVDTRVVCATNKNLNEMVTRGTFREDLLYRINLITVYLPALRERPKDIPLLVSFFINNLKQIYNRPNLSVAPSAMKWLQQLPLPGNIRQLKNLVERSILVSRKDELGIDDFRSQLEMSPIKKGNIQLPGVGTLTLEEVEVEMIKRALDHHKNKISKAAAALGLTRSALYRRLEKYQIPYDETED, encoded by the coding sequence ATGATATTGGTTATTGATGATGATATTGCCGTACGCACCTCGCTGATCCTGCTGTTAAAAAGCGAGGGGTATGATGCTGCAGGCACCGATGAACCTGCCGAAGCGCTGAAGATCATTAAGAAAAAAGCGCCCGAGCTTGTTATTCTTGATCTTAATTTTTCGATAGATACCTCCGGGCAGGAGGGAATGGACCTGCTTGAAAAAATAAAAGGCATTAACAGCAGTATTCCTGTGATCCTGATTACCGGCTGGGGGAGTATCGAGCTTGCGGTTAAAGGCATGAAGCTGGGCGCAAATGATTTTATCAATAAACCGTGGACTAATGGTTATCTTCTCCAGTCGATAAAAACCCTGCTCGACCTGCAGGATAAGCGGACGGAGCATCGTACCCGTAAACAACTGGATAAGACTTACAATTTTGAAAACATTGTAGGCGAAGATGCCCGGATGCTTGACATCCTGGAAACCATAGGCCGCGTGGCATCAACCGATGCATCGGTGTTAATTATGGGCGAAAGCGGTACAGGTAAGGAGCTTATTGCCGAAGCCATTCATCAAAATAGCCTGCGTCGTAATAAGCCGTTTATCAAGGTGAACCTGGGGGGGATTTCTACCTCTTTGTTTGAGAGCGAAATGTTCGGTCATATCCGCGGAGCGTTTACTGATGCACGGTTTGACAGGGTGGGCCGCTTTGAAATGGCCAATAAAGGCACCATCTTTTTAGATGAAATAGGCGACCTGGATGCCAGCAGCCAGGTAAAGCTGCTCCGCGTATTGCAGGACCGCACCTATGAAGTATTGGGCAGCAGCCGTACAAAAACGGTTGACACCCGTGTGGTGTGCGCCACCAATAAAAACCTGAATGAAATGGTAACGCGTGGTACTTTCCGCGAGGATTTGTTGTACCGGATCAACCTCATTACAGTTTATCTGCCGGCCCTGCGCGAGCGGCCGAAGGATATTCCTTTGCTGGTTAGCTTTTTTATTAATAATTTAAAGCAGATCTATAACCGGCCCAATTTGTCGGTAGCGCCATCGGCCATGAAATGGCTGCAGCAGTTACCCTTACCGGGCAATATCAGGCAACTGAAAAACCTGGTGGAGCGCTCTATTTTAGTAAGCCGGAAGGATGAACTGGGCATTGATGATTTCCGGTCGCAGCTGGAAATGTCGCCCATAAAAAAGGGGAATATCCAGTTGCCTGGGGTAGGTACTTTAACTTTAGAAGAGGTGGAAGTAGAAATGATAAAAAGGGCTTTAGATCATCATAAAAACAAGATAAGCAAGGCCGCTGCTGCTTTGGGGCTCACGCGCAGCGCCCTGTACCGGCGGCTCGAAAAATACCAGATCCCATACGATGAAACTGAGGACTAA
- a CDS encoding ABC transporter permease → MFKHLFKLIWNKKKQNFLLISEMLVSFLVIFAVSTLVVYYYKNYKKPIGFDYKKVWVINYNNAVKSKKADSLTLFYETLRQTIKSMPQIEEVSYASNNYPFAFNQSNGGYDYNKRHLDGVDNLSADDNYARVFNLQVLSGRWFSKQDAVYTSRPVVINELFKQLVFGNENPIGKLLGNEKDKLSDRMRVIGVVSDMKLKGDYKPANPGVYSRLDTGSYAWVGTLLLKTGPTADAAFESRLYKTVSNAMKNSNVEIEHLDKKLVKMNQVSLVPAIILFVVATFLIINVALGLFGVLWYNINKRRSEIGLRRAIGATGKSVSWQLVTESLILATISLVIGAFFAAQFPLLNVFDMPPGVYMIAIFLSVLFIYVLVLLCSLYPGKQAAAIYPAVALHEE, encoded by the coding sequence ATGTTCAAGCACTTATTTAAACTGATCTGGAATAAAAAGAAACAAAACTTTTTACTGATCTCTGAAATGCTGGTCTCTTTCCTCGTGATCTTTGCTGTATCAACCTTAGTGGTTTATTATTACAAAAACTACAAAAAACCTATAGGTTTTGATTACAAAAAGGTTTGGGTAATTAACTATAACAATGCTGTAAAATCAAAAAAGGCCGATTCGCTTACATTGTTTTATGAAACACTGCGGCAAACTATAAAATCAATGCCGCAGATTGAAGAAGTAAGTTACGCCAGCAATAATTATCCCTTTGCTTTTAACCAAAGCAATGGTGGGTATGATTATAATAAAAGGCATCTTGACGGTGTAGATAATCTGAGTGCCGATGATAATTACGCCAGGGTTTTTAACCTTCAGGTGCTGTCAGGCCGCTGGTTTAGTAAACAGGATGCTGTGTATACAAGCAGGCCGGTGGTTATCAATGAATTATTTAAGCAACTGGTTTTTGGGAATGAAAATCCTATTGGCAAACTGTTAGGCAATGAAAAAGATAAGCTATCAGACAGGATGCGTGTTATAGGCGTAGTTTCGGATATGAAATTGAAAGGTGATTATAAGCCTGCCAACCCTGGTGTTTACAGCAGGTTGGATACAGGTTCATATGCCTGGGTTGGCACCTTGCTATTAAAAACGGGCCCAACCGCCGATGCTGCTTTTGAAAGCCGGTTGTACAAAACGGTATCAAATGCCATGAAAAACTCAAATGTTGAAATTGAACATTTAGATAAAAAACTGGTTAAAATGAACCAGGTTTCGCTTGTGCCGGCGATTATTCTGTTTGTTGTTGCCACATTCCTGATCATCAACGTGGCCCTGGGCTTATTCGGTGTACTTTGGTATAACATTAACAAGCGCCGCTCCGAAATTGGTTTACGCAGGGCAATCGGTGCTACCGGTAAGTCGGTATCATGGCAGCTGGTAACGGAATCGTTAATTTTAGCTACCATTTCGCTGGTTATAGGAGCATTTTTTGCTGCACAGTTTCCCTTATTGAATGTTTTTGACATGCCGCCCGGAGTTTATATGATAGCTATCTTTTTATCTGTACTGTTTATTTACGTGCTGGTGCTTCTTTGCTCATTGTACCCGGGCAAACAGGCCGCGGCTATTTACCCGGCTGTTGCTTTACACGAAGAATAA
- a CDS encoding ABC transporter permease, translated as MLKNYFKIAIAVLKRRKFFTFISLFGISFTLTILMVVTSFADKMLGPNYPDTKRDRSLYIIEHEEYGDKSGSTNTGPLSFYFLNKYAGGLKTPVKVGISSMFTFTNTYVNNKKISISLKFTNADYWDVLDYQFLEGKPFTKQQIDNAEKVAVISQDTRRDYFGDIPSVVGKYIEADNVKYRVLGVVKDVPATLFTLYGDIYLPYTVSKVDYRNQNWGGNYTAILMGNSKDDLPKIQSEFASVISRIPMQSKEFNHLYCFADTYFGSFIRTLTGRHGDSGMTKFIVIVSIFVFLFLLLPTLNLVNINITRIMERSSEIGVRKAFGASSKTLVYQFIVENIILTLLGGFIGVLLSVIIIKIINAANLIAHLDLTLNFTVLFYSLLTCIFFGLLSGVYPAWRMSKLDVVTALKAQ; from the coding sequence ATGCTAAAAAATTATTTTAAAATAGCCATAGCGGTACTCAAGCGCCGTAAGTTTTTTACGTTTATCAGCTTGTTCGGTATTAGTTTTACGCTTACCATATTAATGGTAGTTACCTCTTTTGCCGATAAAATGCTCGGCCCTAATTATCCCGATACAAAAAGGGACAGGTCATTATATATCATTGAGCATGAAGAGTACGGCGACAAAAGTGGTTCGACAAATACCGGACCGTTGTCATTCTATTTCCTGAACAAGTATGCAGGCGGGTTAAAGACCCCGGTTAAGGTGGGTATCTCCTCCATGTTCACTTTTACTAATACTTACGTCAATAATAAAAAGATCTCCATAAGCCTTAAATTTACCAATGCCGATTATTGGGATGTACTGGATTACCAGTTTCTGGAAGGCAAGCCATTTACCAAACAGCAAATTGATAATGCCGAAAAGGTTGCAGTTATATCGCAGGATACAAGAAGGGATTACTTTGGTGACATACCCTCTGTAGTTGGTAAATATATTGAGGCCGATAATGTAAAATATCGCGTTTTGGGCGTGGTGAAAGATGTACCGGCCACCCTGTTTACCCTGTATGGCGATATCTACCTGCCTTACACAGTATCAAAGGTCGATTACAGAAATCAAAATTGGGGTGGTAATTATACTGCCATTTTAATGGGGAATTCAAAAGATGATCTGCCCAAAATACAAAGTGAATTTGCAAGTGTCATCTCCCGGATCCCGATGCAGAGCAAAGAGTTTAATCATCTGTATTGTTTTGCCGATACTTATTTTGGATCATTCATTCGTACACTGACCGGTAGGCACGGTGATTCAGGAATGACTAAGTTTATTGTTATCGTATCCATTTTTGTATTCCTGTTTTTGTTACTGCCAACACTCAACCTGGTTAATATCAATATTACCCGCATTATGGAGCGTTCATCAGAAATTGGTGTACGCAAGGCTTTTGGAGCATCATCAAAAACACTGGTCTATCAGTTTATTGTCGAAAATATTATCCTTACGCTGTTAGGTGGTTTCATTGGGGTCTTATTATCTGTCATTATTATAAAAATAATTAATGCTGCTAACCTGATAGCGCACCTTGATCTTACTTTAAACTTTACGGTATTGTTTTATAGCCTGCTTACCTGCATTTTTTTCGGGTTGTTATCAGGTGTATACCCGGCATGGCGTATGTCAAAATTAGATGTGGTAACTGCTTTAAAAGCACAATAA
- a CDS encoding ABC transporter ATP-binding protein, which translates to MIRLQNIEKVYRTDTVETLALNSVSLDIAKGEFLSIMGPSGCGKSTLLNIMGLLDAPSKGQIRIDDQKTEGMNDKQLAAFRNKKLGFIFQSYHLINDLQVLDNVELPLLYRDTTAKQRRELAAEALEKVGLANRLKHFPTQLSGGQRQRVAIARAIVGRPEIILADEPTGNLDSAMGNEIMEILLNLNRNDGTTIVMVTHDENMAHKTHRLVRLFDGAQVQ; encoded by the coding sequence ATGATACGTTTACAAAACATTGAAAAGGTGTACCGCACCGATACCGTAGAAACCCTGGCCCTGAACAGCGTAAGCCTTGATATTGCCAAAGGCGAATTTTTATCCATCATGGGCCCCTCGGGCTGTGGCAAAAGCACCCTGCTTAATATTATGGGCCTGCTCGACGCGCCCTCAAAAGGACAGATCAGGATTGACGATCAAAAAACAGAAGGCATGAATGATAAACAACTGGCAGCTTTCCGGAATAAAAAGCTGGGTTTTATTTTTCAAAGCTATCATCTTATTAACGACCTGCAGGTGCTTGACAATGTAGAGCTGCCATTGCTTTACCGGGATACCACCGCTAAACAGCGCCGTGAACTGGCTGCCGAAGCACTGGAAAAGGTAGGACTTGCTAACCGTTTAAAACATTTTCCTACACAACTGTCTGGCGGTCAGCGGCAGCGTGTGGCCATAGCGAGGGCCATTGTGGGCAGGCCCGAAATTATTTTGGCCGATGAGCCTACCGGTAACCTGGATAGCGCCATGGGCAACGAGATCATGGAGATCCTCCTTAACCTTAACCGTAACGATGGCACTACCATAGTAATGGTTACGCACGATGAAAATATGGCGCATAAAACCCATAGGCTGGTGCGCTTATTTGATGGTGCACAAGTTCAATAA
- a CDS encoding TolC family protein encodes MKILYTILLLTITTGALAHSGTDTLRLTLQQVVDMAKANSIAAKQAATVRETKYWEYRTYKSNYQPQLALSGTLPGYTKTFSQVQQPDGTILFQPIHNDNSSLQLNFSQSITATGGTIYGTTQLQRFDDFDRHNVLYNGIPYGINYSQPLFQFNSLKWDKKIEPLKFNESKQVYIEAQEKIAVDVEGYFFDLLLAQVNLKIAETNLTNTQGILKVANLKYELGKVSKNEILQLQLEKINAQKAVGTARRDMEIATLNLRSFTGQEGNERIVLVVPKNISQMTVSSDKVLAEAYANRSDAIAFSRRIAEAKRDVAKAKGQNGLTATLTASLGFSNTATNIPDVYKNPQNQQLLQVQLSIPILDWGRSKSRAKTALANQQFTEYAVEQDKQTFKQQIVTQVSLFNVMKEQLVYTAQADSIAAEKYQIARERYVLGDLSITDLGIAFRENDQAQRDYVAALRDFWGAYYQLRYLSLYDFETNKKITYN; translated from the coding sequence ATGAAAATACTATACACCATATTATTATTAACCATAACCACAGGAGCGTTGGCTCACAGTGGCACCGATACCCTGCGGCTAACACTGCAGCAGGTGGTTGACATGGCCAAGGCCAATTCAATAGCTGCCAAGCAGGCTGCTACCGTACGCGAAACCAAGTATTGGGAATACCGCACCTACAAATCAAACTACCAGCCGCAGCTGGCATTAAGCGGTACTTTACCGGGATATACCAAAACATTTTCGCAGGTGCAGCAGCCCGATGGTACCATACTTTTCCAGCCTATTCATAATGACAACTCATCGTTACAGCTTAACTTTAGCCAAAGTATTACTGCTACCGGCGGTACTATTTATGGTACCACACAATTGCAGCGGTTTGATGATTTTGACAGGCATAATGTATTGTATAACGGTATCCCTTACGGTATAAATTATTCACAGCCGCTGTTTCAGTTCAACAGCCTCAAGTGGGATAAAAAAATTGAGCCATTAAAGTTTAATGAAAGCAAGCAGGTTTACATTGAAGCCCAGGAAAAGATAGCGGTTGACGTGGAAGGGTACTTTTTCGACCTGCTGCTGGCCCAGGTAAACCTCAAGATTGCCGAAACCAACTTAACCAATACCCAGGGAATCTTAAAGGTAGCCAATCTGAAGTATGAGTTAGGAAAGGTATCAAAAAACGAGATCCTGCAACTACAGCTGGAAAAGATCAACGCGCAGAAAGCCGTTGGTACGGCCAGGCGCGATATGGAGATTGCTACACTGAACCTGCGCAGTTTTACGGGGCAGGAGGGGAATGAGCGGATAGTGCTGGTAGTACCGAAAAATATTAGCCAGATGACCGTATCATCAGATAAAGTGCTGGCCGAAGCTTACGCCAACCGCTCAGATGCTATCGCTTTTTCACGCCGTATTGCAGAAGCAAAACGTGATGTGGCTAAAGCCAAAGGGCAAAATGGTTTAACCGCCACGCTTACCGCCAGCCTGGGCTTTTCAAATACAGCTACCAATATTCCTGATGTATACAAGAACCCTCAAAACCAGCAATTGCTGCAGGTACAGCTCTCTATACCGATACTGGATTGGGGCAGGTCCAAATCCCGTGCTAAAACAGCTTTAGCCAACCAGCAGTTTACCGAGTACGCCGTTGAACAGGATAAACAAACTTTTAAACAGCAGATAGTAACCCAGGTGTCGCTTTTTAATGTAATGAAAGAGCAGCTGGTTTACACCGCGCAGGCCGATAGCATAGCCGCCGAAAAATACCAGATAGCACGTGAACGCTATGTTTTAGGCGACCTGAGTATTACCGACCTTGGCATTGCCTTCCGCGAAAACGACCAGGCCCAGCGCGATTATGTAGCTGCCCTCCGTGATTTTTGGGGAGCTTACTACCAGTTGCGTTACCTCTCGCTCTATGATTTTGAAACAAATAAAAAAATCACCTATAATTAA
- a CDS encoding efflux RND transporter periplasmic adaptor subunit: MDKEITLEVTAAKRKKGAVVIISSIAVLVLAVMLLRGYIKSTVNRSEITTARVEIGNIENTINATGEVLPEFEEIITSPINASIKSALMDAGNKVKAGQSILTLDKSATQTDFEKQKFQLETKRTEISKLKLDLNKSFYDIQSNNDIKQLHISNLADAVENAKRLYKAGGGTRENIEQAELNLKVAQLEKKQLENEIKSKQQTMQLEIKEAEIAADIQQNDLKELQRKLDLANVVATRAGVITYVNKNIGANIHEGETLARIADLGSFRIQGSISDNSADQLHSGLPVIVRINDAQLRGHVSNISPSVQNSIISFDVQLDDRASKLLRPNMKVDVFLITATHNKIMRVANGPAFKGPSVQDIFVLNNGKAERRTVHIGLTNFDYVEIQSGVKPGDVIITSDMSEYKNSREVTVK; the protein is encoded by the coding sequence ATGGATAAGGAAATTACACTTGAAGTTACTGCTGCCAAACGCAAAAAAGGCGCGGTTGTCATCATAAGCAGCATAGCTGTTTTGGTGCTTGCCGTAATGCTTTTGCGGGGATATATTAAATCGACCGTTAACCGTTCGGAAATAACTACCGCCAGGGTTGAAATCGGCAATATCGAAAATACCATCAATGCTACCGGCGAGGTTTTGCCTGAGTTTGAAGAGATCATCACCAGCCCGATAAATGCATCTATCAAAAGTGCGCTGATGGATGCCGGTAATAAGGTTAAAGCCGGTCAATCGATATTAACGCTGGATAAATCGGCTACCCAAACCGATTTTGAAAAACAGAAATTTCAGCTCGAAACCAAACGCACCGAGATCAGCAAACTCAAGCTTGATCTGAACAAAAGCTTCTACGACATCCAATCAAACAACGATATTAAGCAACTCCACATCAGCAACCTTGCCGATGCCGTTGAAAATGCTAAACGCCTGTATAAAGCAGGTGGCGGCACCCGCGAAAATATTGAACAAGCTGAGCTTAACCTCAAAGTTGCACAGCTTGAAAAAAAGCAACTGGAAAACGAGATCAAAAGCAAGCAGCAAACCATGCAGCTGGAGATTAAAGAAGCTGAAATAGCGGCAGATATCCAGCAAAACGATCTTAAAGAATTACAACGTAAGCTTGACCTTGCCAATGTGGTGGCAACACGCGCCGGGGTGATCACCTATGTAAACAAAAATATTGGTGCCAACATTCACGAAGGTGAAACCCTGGCACGGATTGCCGATCTGGGTAGTTTCAGGATCCAGGGCAGTATTTCTGATAACTCTGCCGATCAGCTGCATAGCGGCTTGCCGGTTATTGTACGGATCAATGATGCCCAGCTAAGAGGGCATGTAAGCAATATATCCCCATCGGTACAAAACAGCATCATTTCGTTTGACGTGCAACTGGATGACCGGGCCAGCAAATTGCTCAGACCCAACATGAAAGTCGACGTTTTTTTAATAACGGCTACACATAATAAGATCATGCGGGTGGCCAATGGCCCGGCATTTAAAGGCCCCTCCGTTCAGGATATTTTTGTACTGAACAATGGTAAGGCCGAACGCCGCACGGTACATATTGGCCTCACCAATTTTGATTATGTGGAGATACAGAGCGGCGTAAAGCCTGGTGATGTGATAATCACATCGGATATGAGCGAATACAAAAACTCGAGGGAAGTGACGGTGAAATAG
- a CDS encoding NIPSNAP family protein, with protein MNPFVKSSIAFFTCLFIAAVALANAPARNYYQLKIYHYKTQAQESTIEKYLQQAYIPALHRAGIKNVGVFKPISQVDTAKLLYVFTPFQSWDKLMGIDQKLQADAAYLADGKDYIDAAYNEQPYTRLETIILQAFPGMPSTAVPNLTANKADRVYELRSYESPTEKYNVNKVTMFNVGDEIGLFKRLGFNAVFYSEVIAGSHMPNLMYMTTFNSKEDRDKHWDTFGKDAYWKTLSAKAEYQHNVSHADIIFLRPADYSDF; from the coding sequence ATGAACCCTTTTGTTAAATCATCTATCGCTTTTTTTACCTGTTTATTTATCGCTGCAGTGGCATTGGCAAATGCGCCCGCGCGTAACTATTATCAGCTTAAAATATATCACTACAAAACCCAGGCACAGGAAAGTACCATTGAAAAATATTTACAACAAGCCTATATTCCTGCGCTGCACCGCGCCGGTATTAAAAATGTAGGCGTATTTAAACCCATAAGCCAGGTAGATACCGCGAAGCTGCTATATGTGTTTACGCCGTTTCAATCATGGGATAAGTTAATGGGGATCGATCAAAAGTTACAGGCCGATGCTGCATACCTTGCCGATGGAAAGGATTACATTGACGCTGCTTACAATGAGCAGCCTTATACCCGTTTGGAAACTATTATACTGCAGGCTTTTCCGGGCATGCCTTCAACAGCGGTGCCGAATTTGACCGCTAACAAAGCCGATAGGGTTTATGAATTGCGCAGCTACGAAAGTCCTACCGAAAAATACAATGTCAATAAGGTAACCATGTTTAATGTGGGCGATGAAATAGGCCTGTTTAAACGGCTCGGGTTTAATGCCGTTTTTTATTCGGAAGTTATTGCGGGCAGCCATATGCCTAATTTAATGTACATGACCACTTTTAACAGTAAAGAAGACCGGGACAAGCATTGGGACACTTTTGGTAAAGACGCTTACTGGAAAACGCTTTCAGCTAAAGCCGAGTACCAGCATAACGTTTCCCATGCTGATATTATCTTTCTTCGCCCGGCGGATTACTCTGATTTTTAG